A window from Mesorhizobium sp. WSM2240 encodes these proteins:
- a CDS encoding Gfo/Idh/MocA family oxidoreductase: protein MAERRIGIIMHGITGRMGLNQHLIRSIVAIRAQGGVALANGDRLMPDPILVGRNAGRVEAIAKAHGIERWTTDLAAAFSNRADEIFFDAATTQMRAELIGRAIDAGKHVYCEKPISDKLHVALALARKARAAGIKHGVVQDKLFLPGLKKLAMLRQSGFFGRMLSVRGEFGYWVFEGDWQPAQRPSWNYRRKDGGGIILDMLCHWRYVLDNLFGEVKSVSCLGATHIPTRVDEQGRKYDADADDAAYATFELDGGVIAQVNSSWTTRVRRDDLVTFHVDGTHGSAVAGLTKCWTQHRVNTPKPVWNPDIPQTIDFFDTWEEVPDNWPSGNGFKEQWELFLRHVAEDGPWKYDLVEGAKGVQLAELGLKSWKERRWLDIPALDV from the coding sequence ATGGCTGAGCGGCGCATCGGCATCATCATGCACGGCATCACCGGCCGCATGGGTCTCAACCAGCATCTGATCCGCTCGATCGTGGCGATCCGCGCGCAAGGCGGCGTGGCGCTGGCGAACGGCGACCGCCTGATGCCCGATCCGATCCTGGTCGGACGCAATGCCGGCAGGGTCGAGGCGATCGCAAAAGCGCATGGCATCGAGCGCTGGACTACCGACCTTGCGGCCGCTTTCTCCAATCGCGCGGACGAGATATTCTTCGATGCCGCGACCACCCAGATGCGCGCCGAACTCATCGGCCGCGCCATAGATGCCGGCAAGCACGTCTATTGCGAAAAGCCGATCTCCGACAAACTGCATGTCGCCCTGGCGCTCGCCAGAAAGGCGAGGGCAGCCGGCATCAAGCACGGCGTCGTCCAGGACAAGCTGTTCCTGCCCGGCCTGAAGAAGCTCGCAATGCTGCGCCAATCCGGCTTCTTCGGCCGCATGCTCTCGGTGCGCGGCGAATTCGGCTACTGGGTGTTCGAAGGCGACTGGCAGCCGGCTCAGCGTCCTTCCTGGAATTACCGCAGGAAGGATGGCGGCGGCATCATCCTCGACATGCTGTGCCACTGGCGTTACGTGCTCGACAATCTGTTCGGCGAGGTGAAGTCCGTCTCCTGCCTCGGCGCGACGCACATTCCGACCCGCGTCGACGAACAGGGCCGCAAATACGACGCCGATGCCGATGACGCGGCCTACGCGACTTTCGAACTCGACGGGGGCGTCATCGCGCAGGTCAACTCCTCCTGGACTACGCGGGTGCGCCGCGACGACCTCGTCACCTTCCACGTCGACGGCACCCACGGCTCAGCGGTCGCCGGGCTGACGAAATGCTGGACCCAGCACCGGGTCAACACGCCCAAGCCGGTATGGAATCCCGACATCCCGCAGACCATCGACTTCTTCGACACTTGGGAGGAGGTGCCGGACAACTGGCCTTCCGGCAACGGCTTCAAGGAGCAATGGGAACTGTTCCTGCGCCACGTCGCCGAGGACGGTCCGTGGAAATACGACCTCGTCGAGGGCGCCAAGGGCGTACAACTCGCCGAACTCGGCCTGAAAAGCTGGAAGGAGCGGCGCTGGCTCGACATTCCGGCGCTGGACGTATGA
- a CDS encoding dihydrodipicolinate synthase family protein, whose amino-acid sequence MTEIRLPTADRRIETYAMTGEPIRIERRDAASFPRIAFAAAHVVDDPLADNDPWLMPAIDWDKTLQFRHYLWDLGLAVAEAMDTAQRGMGLGWPEARELITRSVTEAKARPGAVVACGAGTDHLAPGRDVTIDDVIRAYEDQVEAVEAVGGRIILMASRALAAAAKGPDDYARVYDRVLAQVKEPVIIHWLGEMFDPALEGYWGSADHWAAMDICLDVLAAHASKIDGIKISLLSKEKEIAMRRRLPGGVRMYTGDDFNYAELIAGDAEGHSDALLGIFDAIAPAASASLAALGRGSQNEFFDILEPTVPLSRHIFKAPTRFYKTGVVFLAYLNGLQDHFVMVGGQESARSLLHLADLFRFADHARVLHNPERAAARMAKVLAVHGIT is encoded by the coding sequence ATGACCGAAATCCGGCTGCCCACCGCCGACCGGCGGATCGAGACCTACGCCATGACGGGCGAGCCGATCCGCATCGAACGCCGCGATGCGGCCTCCTTTCCGCGCATAGCGTTTGCCGCCGCCCATGTCGTTGACGATCCCCTTGCCGACAATGATCCCTGGCTGATGCCGGCTATCGATTGGGACAAGACGCTTCAGTTCCGCCATTACCTGTGGGATCTGGGGCTGGCGGTGGCGGAAGCGATGGATACCGCCCAGCGTGGCATGGGACTCGGCTGGCCGGAAGCGCGGGAACTGATCACCCGCTCGGTCACCGAGGCTAAAGCCCGGCCTGGCGCGGTGGTCGCCTGCGGCGCGGGCACCGACCATCTCGCTCCCGGCCGCGATGTCACGATCGACGATGTCATTCGCGCCTATGAGGATCAGGTCGAGGCGGTGGAGGCCGTCGGCGGACGCATCATCCTGATGGCGAGCCGGGCGCTCGCCGCGGCGGCGAAAGGCCCCGACGATTACGCGCGTGTCTATGACCGGGTACTCGCACAGGTGAAGGAGCCGGTCATCATCCACTGGCTCGGGGAGATGTTCGATCCGGCGCTTGAAGGCTATTGGGGTTCCGCCGACCATTGGGCGGCGATGGACATTTGTCTCGATGTGCTGGCTGCGCATGCGTCAAAGATCGACGGCATCAAGATCTCGCTCCTATCGAAGGAAAAGGAAATCGCCATGCGCCGGCGTCTGCCCGGCGGCGTGCGCATGTATACGGGCGACGACTTCAACTATGCCGAACTGATAGCCGGAGACGCGGAAGGCCATTCCGATGCCCTGCTCGGCATCTTCGACGCCATCGCGCCGGCAGCCTCCGCCAGTCTCGCCGCGCTCGGACGCGGCAGCCAGAACGAGTTCTTCGACATCCTCGAGCCGACTGTGCCGCTGTCGCGGCACATCTTCAAAGCGCCCACCCGCTTCTACAAGACCGGCGTTGTCTTTCTCGCCTACCTCAACGGTCTCCAGGATCATTTCGTCATGGTCGGCGGACAGGAGAGCGCCCGCTCACTGCTCCACCTAGCCGACCTCTTCCGTTTCGCCGATCACGCGCGTGTGCTCCATAATCCGGAGCGGGCGGCTGCGCGAATGGCCAAGGTACTGGCGGTGCACGGAATAACGTGA
- a CDS encoding tripartite tricarboxylate transporter substrate binding protein translates to MFYKLILAAAMALMPMAAAQAQDYPWKPTKPVTIVVPWGAGGSTDQVVRLLATELESALGQTVVVVNQPGASGSIGTKSVLEAEKEGYTWASGAAKDVGTYAVTGLLDTRLDDWHFYLAVINSSVIGVNADTPYQTLEDLIQAMKANPGTVTVATAGINSSGGAALGAFSTGAGVEARHVTYDGGNPAVIATAGGETEVTTQLAVEQAEMIRAGRIRPLAVVGTKPLKLEGVDEIPAITTILPDFPASDNYFGIFVPAGTPNEVLQTLDMIWDDKIANSKALQDYATSRGAIVAVVRGEEAKEAAMPAIKDSPGACGSAMRLRSIRPALAFRHAERVARGAPRRPAASPRLSQVDDPV, encoded by the coding sequence ATGTTCTACAAGCTGATACTGGCCGCAGCCATGGCTCTGATGCCGATGGCCGCCGCCCAGGCACAGGATTACCCTTGGAAACCGACGAAACCCGTGACGATCGTGGTGCCCTGGGGCGCCGGCGGCTCGACCGATCAGGTGGTTCGCCTGCTTGCCACCGAGCTCGAATCGGCACTGGGACAGACCGTGGTCGTCGTCAACCAGCCGGGCGCTTCCGGTTCGATCGGCACCAAGTCGGTGCTCGAAGCAGAGAAGGAGGGCTACACCTGGGCATCGGGCGCGGCCAAGGACGTCGGCACCTATGCCGTCACCGGCCTGCTCGACACCAGGCTCGACGACTGGCACTTCTATCTCGCCGTCATCAACTCCTCGGTGATCGGCGTCAACGCCGACACGCCCTACCAGACCCTCGAAGACCTGATTCAGGCCATGAAGGCCAATCCGGGCACCGTCACCGTTGCAACGGCCGGCATCAACTCTTCCGGAGGGGCCGCGCTTGGCGCGTTCTCGACCGGCGCCGGCGTCGAGGCTCGCCATGTCACCTATGACGGCGGCAATCCGGCCGTCATCGCCACCGCCGGAGGCGAGACCGAGGTGACCACCCAGCTTGCGGTCGAACAGGCGGAGATGATCCGCGCCGGGCGGATCCGTCCGCTCGCGGTTGTCGGCACCAAGCCGCTCAAGCTGGAGGGAGTCGACGAGATCCCGGCCATTACCACAATCCTCCCGGATTTCCCGGCATCGGACAACTATTTCGGCATCTTCGTACCGGCCGGAACGCCGAACGAGGTTCTGCAGACCCTCGATATGATCTGGGACGACAAGATAGCCAACTCCAAGGCCTTGCAGGATTATGCGACCAGCCGCGGCGCCATCGTTGCCGTGGTGCGAGGCGAGGAGGCAAAGGAAGCGGCCATGCCGGCGATAAAGGATTCGCCTGGGGCCTGTGGGAGCGCAATGAGGCTAAGGTCGATCCGGCCAGCGTTGGCATTCCGCCACGCTGAGCGTGTCGCTCGCGGGGCGCCCCGACGCCCCGCGGCTTCTCCTAGACTTTCCCAAGTCGACGATCCGGTGTGA
- a CDS encoding tripartite tricarboxylate transporter TctB family protein, protein MQDRQLIRADLVTGLILVAFGLAVLMEAVGMPRFETRRINPWTVPGLVPGFLAIIIAVLGAALALRSTFSAALRAPAPALDPQEAADVRAARRRLLACLGICLAYAAGLVGRVPFWLATGFFVFAFVAAFEWQRDDPPPARARKLAIAAVLAAAAAILVPLLFERLFLVRLP, encoded by the coding sequence ATGCAAGACAGACAATTGATACGCGCTGACCTCGTCACAGGCCTGATCCTGGTGGCGTTTGGCTTGGCGGTGCTCATGGAAGCGGTCGGTATGCCCCGCTTCGAGACACGGCGGATCAATCCCTGGACCGTCCCCGGACTTGTGCCCGGTTTTCTCGCTATCATTATTGCGGTGCTCGGCGCGGCACTTGCACTGCGCTCCACATTTTCGGCGGCTCTTCGTGCGCCCGCACCCGCACTTGACCCGCAGGAGGCGGCTGATGTTCGTGCTGCGCGCCGGCGTCTTCTCGCCTGCCTCGGGATCTGCCTGGCTTATGCAGCCGGCCTTGTCGGTCGCGTCCCTTTCTGGCTCGCGACCGGTTTTTTCGTCTTTGCTTTTGTCGCCGCGTTCGAATGGCAGCGAGACGATCCGCCACCGGCGCGGGCACGGAAGCTCGCCATTGCGGCCGTGCTTGCCGCCGCCGCCGCTATCCTTGTGCCACTCCTGTTCGAGCGGCTGTTCCTGGTGCGGCTGCCGTGA
- a CDS encoding tripartite tricarboxylate transporter permease produces MLDGLVQLGNAFTVFANFTTLFNVLWATLAGILIGSLPGLTATMGVALLTTLTYQLPPAQAILILISVYVGAIYGGSRSAILLNIPGTPANAATTLDGFPLARSGRGGEAMGIATTASMMGTFIGVLFLAAIAPLLAEFALRFGSYEYFWLAIFGIVIAGQMTSFDDALKGWISGFLGLMVAMVGQESIHAYDRLTFGIPDLAGGLALIPALVGAFGFAEVLTVMKNRAPELAARSVGRVLPKLSELWRYKRTIGRSGVIGTVVGIIPGVGEDIGAWISYAAARRGSKEKEQFGKGSIEGLIAAETGNNTAIPGALIPALTLAVPGSAPAAVLLAAMLIHGIRPGPLIMIEAPDFVFQVVWMVMLATVAIGVIGLLLTRPLLQVLRVPRERLMPVIFVLCVIGPYAITQRLFDVYVMIGFGILGFVLREMKYPMAPLVLGIILGEILDKNLRRALVLADGDLTPFFTRPISMVLWIATLLVILLALPPVRRGVSRLLRWETAA; encoded by the coding sequence ATGCTTGACGGCCTCGTCCAACTCGGCAACGCGTTCACCGTCTTCGCGAATTTCACCACGCTGTTCAATGTGTTGTGGGCGACGCTTGCCGGCATACTGATCGGTTCGCTGCCGGGATTGACCGCAACCATGGGCGTGGCGCTTCTAACCACGCTGACCTACCAGCTGCCGCCCGCCCAAGCGATCCTGATCCTGATCTCCGTCTATGTCGGAGCGATCTATGGCGGTTCGCGCTCGGCGATCCTCCTCAACATCCCCGGCACGCCTGCCAATGCGGCAACCACGCTCGACGGCTTTCCGCTCGCACGTTCGGGCCGCGGCGGCGAGGCGATGGGCATCGCCACCACCGCATCCATGATGGGCACCTTCATCGGCGTGCTGTTTCTTGCAGCCATAGCGCCGCTGCTTGCCGAGTTCGCACTGCGCTTCGGTTCATACGAATATTTCTGGCTCGCCATCTTCGGCATCGTCATCGCCGGGCAGATGACTTCGTTCGACGATGCACTGAAGGGCTGGATCTCCGGCTTTCTCGGCCTGATGGTCGCCATGGTCGGGCAGGAAAGCATTCATGCCTACGATCGGCTCACCTTCGGCATCCCCGATCTGGCCGGCGGGCTGGCGCTCATCCCAGCGCTGGTTGGCGCCTTTGGTTTCGCCGAAGTCCTGACCGTGATGAAGAACCGGGCGCCGGAGCTGGCCGCCAGGTCCGTCGGTCGTGTACTGCCGAAGCTCTCTGAACTATGGCGCTACAAGCGCACCATCGGCCGCTCCGGTGTGATCGGCACGGTCGTCGGCATCATTCCCGGTGTCGGCGAGGATATCGGCGCCTGGATTTCTTACGCCGCCGCCCGCCGCGGATCGAAGGAGAAAGAGCAGTTCGGCAAGGGTTCGATCGAGGGCCTCATCGCTGCGGAGACCGGCAACAACACGGCAATCCCCGGCGCGCTGATCCCGGCGCTGACGCTTGCTGTTCCCGGCTCCGCGCCGGCGGCGGTGCTGCTCGCGGCGATGCTGATTCATGGCATCAGGCCTGGGCCGCTGATCATGATCGAGGCGCCCGACTTCGTGTTCCAGGTCGTCTGGATGGTCATGCTGGCGACGGTTGCCATCGGCGTCATCGGCCTTCTTCTGACCCGTCCTCTCCTGCAGGTCCTGCGCGTGCCGCGCGAGCGGCTGATGCCGGTGATCTTCGTGCTGTGCGTCATCGGGCCCTATGCCATCACGCAGCGGCTGTTCGACGTCTATGTCATGATCGGTTTCGGCATTCTCGGCTTCGTCTTGCGCGAGATGAAGTATCCGATGGCGCCGCTGGTGCTCGGCATCATTCTCGGCGAAATCCTCGACAAGAACCTGCGCCGGGCCCTGGTGCTCGCCGACGGCGACCTGACGCCCTTCTTCACCCGACCGATCAGCATGGTGCTCTGGATAGCGACGCTCTTGGTCATCCTGCTCGCGCTGCCGCCGGTGCGGCGCGGCGTCTCCCGCCTGCTGCGCTGGGAAACCGCGGCATGA
- a CDS encoding sugar phosphate isomerase/epimerase family protein has product MTEIVEGLSINLATVRQQWGFAEAVEGCLRHGIRAIAPWRDQVAAAGLDEAARIVREEGLQVTGLCRGGFFPGPDAEGRRAAIDDNRRAVEEAAALRADCLVLVVGGLPAGSRDIAGARTMVVEGIAAVLPDAIAAGVPLAIEPLHPMYAADRACVNTLSQALDICDALDPQKTGVLGVALDVYHCWWDPDLKAQALRAGPNRLMAHHICDWLVPTRDMLTDRGMMGDGVIDLPAIRRMVEAAGFFGPQEVEIFSAENWWKKPGDEVLTTCVERFREVCGN; this is encoded by the coding sequence ATGACCGAAATCGTGGAAGGCCTGTCAATCAATCTCGCGACAGTGCGTCAGCAATGGGGTTTCGCCGAGGCGGTGGAAGGTTGCCTTCGCCATGGCATCCGCGCCATTGCACCCTGGCGCGATCAGGTCGCCGCCGCCGGGCTGGATGAGGCGGCGCGCATCGTGCGGGAGGAGGGGCTGCAAGTGACCGGCCTGTGCCGTGGCGGCTTCTTCCCGGGGCCCGACGCCGAAGGGCGCAGGGCAGCAATCGACGATAATCGCCGCGCCGTCGAGGAAGCGGCGGCACTGCGCGCCGATTGCCTGGTGCTGGTGGTCGGCGGACTTCCTGCCGGCTCGCGCGACATCGCCGGCGCCCGCACTATGGTGGTGGAGGGCATCGCCGCGGTGCTGCCCGACGCGATCGCCGCCGGGGTGCCGCTCGCCATCGAACCGCTTCACCCAATGTACGCCGCCGACCGGGCATGCGTGAATACGCTTTCCCAGGCGCTCGACATTTGCGACGCGCTCGACCCGCAAAAGACCGGCGTGCTCGGCGTTGCGCTGGACGTCTATCACTGCTGGTGGGATCCCGACCTGAAGGCGCAGGCCTTGCGGGCCGGACCGAACCGGCTGATGGCCCACCATATCTGCGATTGGCTGGTGCCGACCCGCGATATGCTTACCGATCGCGGCATGATGGGCGACGGCGTCATCGACCTGCCCGCGATCCGCCGAATGGTGGAGGCCGCCGGCTTTTTCGGTCCCCAAGAGGTCGAAATCTTTTCGGCCGAAAACTGGTGGAAGAAACCCGGCGACGAGGTCCTGACGACCTGCGTGGAGCGGTTCCGCGAGGTCTGCGGAAATTAG
- a CDS encoding LacI family DNA-binding transcriptional regulator, translated as MKGIHLLAKHLNVSIGTVSRALNGKPDVNAETRKRVLEAAEELGYVPNQSGRALRKGATGVIGFMMQTGSEITGQGDTFFMNVFDGVQTVFARHKLDLVALLCSSQEDPNDYLRRIVARGFADGLILSSTRRIDPRFDFLAKRKIPFISLGRSLTDVGQPWLDLDFEGMAQASIDRLVARGHRRIAVTRPHDDMNLGYVFVDRCREALASHGLALEEDLIFRSMPSEAGGYQIARAILACKERPTAVVLVNETIAIGLYRGLEEAGVKPGRDIAVIGRHSPHARFLSPSLTSFSLNLRDLGISLAETLLATMPLYAESYPQGASRRLWPLDFVPGESDAFSPQ; from the coding sequence ATGAAGGGCATCCACCTGCTTGCCAAGCATCTTAATGTGTCGATCGGGACCGTGTCGCGGGCCCTGAACGGCAAGCCGGACGTCAATGCCGAAACGCGCAAGCGGGTGCTGGAGGCGGCGGAGGAGCTCGGATATGTCCCCAACCAGTCGGGACGTGCCCTGCGCAAAGGGGCAACGGGCGTGATCGGCTTCATGATGCAGACGGGCAGCGAGATCACCGGGCAAGGTGACACGTTCTTCATGAACGTGTTCGACGGCGTGCAGACGGTTTTTGCCCGCCATAAGCTTGATCTGGTCGCCCTGCTCTGCTCGTCGCAAGAAGATCCGAATGATTATCTCAGGCGCATCGTCGCGCGCGGGTTCGCCGACGGTCTCATCCTGTCCTCGACGAGGCGGATAGACCCGCGCTTCGATTTCCTGGCAAAGCGCAAGATCCCGTTCATCTCCCTCGGCCGCAGCCTGACCGACGTCGGCCAACCCTGGCTCGATCTCGATTTCGAAGGAATGGCCCAGGCCTCGATTGACCGCCTCGTGGCCAGGGGGCATCGGCGGATCGCGGTAACTCGCCCCCACGACGACATGAATCTTGGCTATGTTTTTGTCGATCGATGCCGGGAGGCATTGGCAAGCCACGGGCTCGCTCTCGAGGAGGACCTGATCTTCCGTTCGATGCCTAGCGAAGCTGGCGGCTACCAGATCGCTCGCGCGATCCTCGCCTGCAAGGAACGGCCTACTGCCGTCGTGCTCGTCAACGAGACGATCGCCATCGGTCTCTACCGCGGACTGGAGGAAGCCGGGGTGAAACCCGGACGGGACATTGCCGTCATCGGACGCCACAGTCCGCATGCTCGCTTCCTGTCGCCGTCACTTACGTCCTTCAGCCTCAATTTGCGCGATCTGGGCATTTCGCTGGCCGAAACTCTGCTGGCCACCATGCCGCTTTATGCCGAATCCTATCCGCAAGGCGCTTCGCGCCGGCTTTGGCCCTTGGATTTCGTTCCCGGCGAGAGCGACGCCTTTTCTCCGCAATAG
- a CDS encoding Gfo/Idh/MocA family oxidoreductase: MPMKAVVCGCGAMAKGWLRALAETPALKDAVEIVGLIDLDLSVAKALAEEFSLPDAVIGSDLNAVLEATRPDLVFDIVVPAARHRVVTTALGFGCHVLSEKPMAASVEEAEDLIALAHRAGRIHAIVQNRRFISGVRRMRRVVESGALGELTGIHCDFFIGPHFGGFREQMDNVLLLDMAIHTFDAARFVSGKTPLAVYCHESNPRGSWYRHGAAANAIFEFSDNVAFTYRGSWCAEGARTSWESAWRVIGTKGTLLWDGVDKIDAHVVSGETGFLREVSQIEVPAPSREADTHGHASVIQGFLNAIRTGVAPETDGSDNIKSLAMVFGAIESARRRERVMIAA, encoded by the coding sequence GTGCCGATGAAAGCGGTGGTTTGTGGCTGCGGAGCTATGGCCAAGGGCTGGCTGAGAGCGCTTGCCGAAACTCCCGCCCTGAAGGACGCTGTCGAGATCGTCGGGTTGATCGATCTCGATCTTTCGGTTGCCAAGGCGCTTGCCGAAGAATTTTCCCTCCCAGATGCAGTCATCGGAAGCGATCTGAACGCGGTGCTTGAAGCGACGCGGCCCGATCTCGTTTTCGATATCGTCGTGCCGGCGGCGCGGCACCGCGTCGTTACCACTGCGCTTGGATTTGGTTGCCATGTGCTCAGCGAGAAGCCGATGGCGGCTTCGGTGGAGGAAGCAGAAGATCTGATTGCCCTTGCACACCGGGCGGGGCGCATCCATGCGATCGTGCAGAACAGGCGCTTCATCTCCGGCGTTCGTCGCATGCGGCGGGTCGTCGAGAGCGGCGCTCTCGGCGAACTCACCGGCATCCACTGCGATTTCTTCATCGGGCCGCACTTTGGCGGTTTCCGTGAGCAGATGGACAACGTGCTGCTGCTGGACATGGCGATCCACACATTCGATGCGGCGCGTTTCGTGTCCGGAAAGACACCGCTGGCGGTCTATTGCCATGAAAGCAATCCACGCGGTTCCTGGTATCGCCATGGCGCGGCCGCCAACGCGATTTTCGAATTTTCCGACAATGTCGCGTTCACCTATCGCGGCTCCTGGTGCGCGGAGGGCGCGCGCACGAGTTGGGAAAGCGCGTGGCGTGTCATCGGCACCAAAGGGACCTTGCTCTGGGACGGCGTCGACAAGATCGACGCCCATGTCGTGTCCGGCGAGACGGGGTTCCTGCGCGAGGTGAGCCAGATCGAAGTGCCCGCGCCTTCACGCGAGGCGGATACCCACGGCCACGCCAGCGTCATTCAAGGTTTTTTGAACGCGATCCGCACCGGCGTCGCGCCGGAAACGGACGGCAGCGACAACATCAAGAGCCTTGCCATGGTTTTCGGCGCCATCGAAAGCGCCCGCCGGCGCGAACGCGTAATGATCGCGGCCTGA
- a CDS encoding sugar phosphate isomerase/epimerase: MTDLTKSIRIGTMVSANKGDAAKRIGEIADLGFESFEPFFWQTTNGQDLADLGKRCVDAIGDRDITISTLGMFGNPLEETEIDLQTLQGWKDCIDNAHHFGASCVAGFTGRIRNKPLTDSLPRYKEIWSELVKRAADKGVKIAFENCAMDGNWASGDWNIAHNPDAWELIFNETPDSNIGLEWEPCHQMVYLIEPLPQIRKWANKIFHVHGKDATIRWDVIREHGIFGKEKFVFMRTPGFGDSNWTDIISELRLAGWSGSIDIEGWHDPVYRDGLEMTGQVFALNHLKNARGGAFVADPG; the protein is encoded by the coding sequence ATGACCGACCTGACAAAATCGATCCGCATCGGCACCATGGTAAGCGCCAACAAGGGCGATGCGGCCAAGCGCATCGGCGAAATCGCCGATCTGGGTTTCGAAAGCTTCGAACCGTTTTTCTGGCAAACGACCAACGGCCAGGATCTCGCCGACCTCGGCAAACGCTGCGTGGACGCGATTGGCGATCGCGACATCACCATCTCCACCCTCGGCATGTTCGGCAACCCGCTCGAGGAAACCGAGATCGATCTGCAGACGCTGCAGGGCTGGAAGGATTGCATCGACAACGCCCACCATTTTGGGGCGAGCTGTGTAGCCGGCTTCACAGGACGCATCCGCAACAAGCCGCTGACGGACAGCCTTCCCCGCTACAAGGAAATCTGGAGCGAACTCGTCAAGCGCGCCGCCGACAAGGGCGTGAAGATCGCCTTCGAGAACTGCGCCATGGACGGCAATTGGGCGAGCGGCGACTGGAACATCGCACACAATCCGGACGCCTGGGAGCTGATCTTCAACGAGACGCCCGACAGCAATATCGGCCTCGAATGGGAGCCGTGCCATCAGATGGTCTATCTCATCGAGCCGCTGCCCCAGATCCGCAAATGGGCGAACAAGATTTTCCACGTCCACGGGAAAGATGCGACCATCCGGTGGGATGTGATCAGGGAGCACGGCATCTTCGGCAAGGAGAAGTTCGTCTTCATGCGCACGCCGGGCTTCGGCGACAGCAACTGGACCGACATCATTTCGGAGCTTCGCCTGGCGGGCTGGAGCGGCTCGATCGATATCGAGGGCTGGCACGATCCCGTCTACCGCGACGGGCTCGAAATGACAGGCCAGGTCTTTGCCCTCAATCACCTCAAGAATGCCAGGGGAGGCGCGTTCGTCGCTGATCCGGGATGA
- a CDS encoding sugar ABC transporter substrate-binding protein yields MSFRKYAFIGALALATSPFFGLNAQAEDVTLTLWSLDRDIQPAPNLIKEFNAQNNGIKIEYRQIQFDDVVTEAMRAYASGQAPDIITVDNPEHALFSSRGAFLDLTDMIAKSSVVKPENYFPGPLASTMWDGKNFGIPKATNTIALYYNKDMFKAKGLDPAKPPQTWDELIEAARKLTDPAANVYGLAFSAKGNEEGTFQFLPWAQMGGGSYDNINAEGAVKALETWKTIIDEKLASPDTLTRSQWDSTGTFNSGNAAMVISGPWELDRMVQEAKFDWGVTLLPIPHPGAERSSAMGDFNWAIFATTKHPEEAFKALEFFVSQDDKLFQNFGQLPARSDISIPKTGEPLKDAALAVFQEQMKYAKPRGPHPAWPKISKAIQDAIQAALTGQMSAKDALDQAAEKIKGVLG; encoded by the coding sequence ATGAGTTTCCGCAAATATGCGTTTATCGGCGCGCTGGCTCTCGCAACCAGCCCGTTTTTCGGCCTCAACGCGCAGGCCGAGGACGTCACCTTGACGCTCTGGTCTCTCGACCGCGACATCCAGCCCGCTCCCAACCTGATCAAGGAATTCAACGCCCAGAACAACGGCATCAAGATCGAATACCGCCAGATCCAGTTCGATGACGTCGTTACCGAGGCAATGCGGGCCTATGCCTCCGGCCAGGCCCCCGACATCATTACCGTCGACAACCCCGAACATGCGTTGTTCTCGTCGCGCGGCGCATTCCTCGACCTCACCGACATGATCGCCAAATCGTCCGTCGTGAAGCCGGAGAACTATTTTCCAGGGCCGCTTGCCTCGACCATGTGGGATGGCAAGAATTTCGGCATTCCCAAGGCGACCAACACGATCGCGCTCTACTACAACAAGGACATGTTCAAGGCGAAGGGCCTCGACCCCGCCAAGCCGCCGCAGACCTGGGACGAGCTCATCGAGGCAGCGCGCAAGCTGACCGATCCGGCCGCGAACGTCTACGGGCTGGCTTTCTCCGCCAAAGGCAATGAGGAGGGCACATTCCAGTTTCTGCCTTGGGCCCAGATGGGCGGCGGCAGCTACGACAATATCAATGCCGAAGGCGCAGTGAAGGCGCTGGAAACCTGGAAGACGATCATCGACGAAAAGCTGGCTTCGCCCGATACGCTGACGCGCAGCCAATGGGATTCCACCGGCACCTTCAATTCCGGAAACGCCGCAATGGTGATCTCGGGCCCATGGGAACTCGACCGGATGGTGCAGGAGGCAAAATTCGATTGGGGCGTGACACTCCTGCCGATCCCGCACCCGGGTGCGGAACGTTCCTCGGCCATGGGCGACTTCAACTGGGCGATCTTTGCCACCACCAAACACCCCGAGGAGGCATTCAAGGCGCTGGAGTTCTTCGTCTCGCAGGACGACAAGCTGTTCCAGAATTTTGGCCAACTGCCTGCGCGATCGGACATCTCGATCCCGAAGACCGGCGAACCCTTGAAGGATGCGGCGCTTGCGGTCTTCCAGGAGCAGATGAAATACGCCAAGCCGCGCGGCCCGCATCCGGCATGGCCAAAGATTTCCAAGGCCATTCAAGACGCCATCCAGGCGGCGCTCACGGGCCAGATGAGCGCCAAGGACGCACTCGACCAGGCGGCCGAGAAGATCAAGGGTGTCCTGGGATAG